A DNA window from Streptomyces asoensis contains the following coding sequences:
- a CDS encoding type I polyketide synthase produces the protein MSVMLPGAADLDAYWRNLRDGVDAVGEVPPGRWDAAYYRPGTASGPAVADRVYARRGGFVDALAEVEVTRFGIMPHSVAGTEPDQLIALHVASAALDDAGGRDRLPDPGRVGVVLGRGGYLTPGLVRLDQRVRTAGQLVHTLGELLPDLTPGQLDRVREAFTERLGPDSPEAAIGLVPNLAASRIANRLDLRGPAYTVDAACASSLVAVDQAVGELATGRCDLMLAGGVHHCHDITLWSVFSQLRALSPSQRIRPFHRDADGILIGEGTGVVVLKRLADAERDGDRVYAVIRGTGVAGDGRAAGLVNPDPGGQARAVRQAWRAAGLDPAEPGSLGLLEAHGTATPAGDGAELATLADVFGPGDEDAVVGSVKSMIGHTMPAAGVAGLVKAALAVHHGTLLPTLHCDDPHPALARTRFRTLEKAADWETGPGQPVRRAAVNAFGFGGINAHVVLEEAPGARGPRATAAARPALAVAEPERVLLLAAGSPARLAALLDADDATVRAAGLAASLPHPDAGPARLGVVEPSAKRLALARRAVAAGRAWHGRGDVWFRPGPLLGAGRGTLAFLFPGLEGDFTPRVDDVAAHFALPAPAVAGDRTGDVGRHGFSVVAVGRLLDAALRRSGIVPDAVAGHSVGEWTAMTAGGMYAGDEVDAFMAGFDPDSVSVPGLAFAAVGASAERVLAALRDEGGTGAGLVLSHDNAPGQSMVCGPEPAVEEFVRAFRARGVLSQVLPFRSGFHTPMLEPHLGPIEEAARRFRLRPPHTPVWSGTTAAPFPRDEAGARALFVRHLLEPVRFRQLTEALYTAGHRVFVQAGPGQLGSLVSDTLGERDHLVVAANSPHRTGLAQLRRAATAVWTAGAAVAPALPPGTDRDSPRTRPGRTGRPPVRLDLDGALVSLAPERLAELRAGLTAPRTVGPSSSDTAGPVGGSGLEALAGGSPMAAELSALLRETADTAAALMTARAPASVPAPAPAPASARAAGPWRGSVRVSPEAMPYLLDHCFFPQRPGWPDVADRWPVVPATTIVQHIMDAVRQAAPGRVPVAVHGARFEEWLTATPAVDVPVTVTAEGADRLAVSFGPRARATVELADAHPLPPPAPWAVDPGTERVPEHTAAQLYDERWMFHGPAFQGVTELTAIGDRHVRGVITAPAAPGALLDNVGQILGYWIMATRTERTVVFPVGMREMRFHGPHPAPGSEVGCLVRITGLTDAFLEADVQLTVGGTVWAQLHGWQDRRFDNDPETRPVERFPGRHTLSRTRPGGWQLLHERWPDLASRELIMRNSLGGPERSQYAEHTPRGRRQWLLGRIAVKDAVRQWLWDQGEGPVFPAELRVGNDDRGRPYVTGVHGRELPPLDVSLAHCAEAGVAIARPRGPGPGPGIDIEEVTDRAPEALAAALGEAELRLLHRLSAEGGDPVALWFTRFWAAKEAVAKAEGTGFGGRPRDFTVLDASPAGDRLTVAGRLARAYPVHCAPAANPPRLPARSYVVAWTTGHPTAEEYDTP, from the coding sequence ATGTCCGTCATGCTGCCGGGCGCCGCCGACCTGGACGCGTACTGGCGGAACCTGCGCGACGGCGTGGACGCCGTCGGCGAGGTGCCGCCGGGGCGCTGGGACGCGGCCTACTACCGCCCCGGCACCGCGTCCGGTCCCGCCGTGGCGGACCGGGTGTACGCGCGGCGCGGCGGGTTCGTGGACGCGCTCGCCGAGGTGGAGGTCACCCGGTTCGGGATCATGCCGCACTCGGTGGCCGGGACGGAGCCGGACCAGCTGATCGCGCTGCACGTGGCCTCGGCCGCCCTCGACGACGCGGGGGGACGGGACCGGCTGCCCGACCCGGGGCGGGTCGGCGTGGTCCTCGGACGGGGCGGCTACCTCACCCCGGGCCTGGTCCGGCTCGACCAGCGGGTCCGCACCGCCGGACAACTCGTGCACACGCTCGGGGAGTTGCTGCCCGACCTGACCCCCGGCCAACTCGACCGCGTCCGTGAGGCGTTCACCGAGCGGCTCGGCCCGGACAGCCCCGAGGCGGCGATCGGCCTGGTGCCCAACCTGGCCGCGTCCCGGATCGCCAACCGGCTCGATCTGCGCGGGCCCGCCTACACCGTGGACGCGGCCTGCGCCTCCTCGCTGGTCGCCGTGGACCAGGCGGTCGGCGAACTCGCCACCGGACGCTGCGACCTGATGCTCGCGGGCGGGGTCCACCACTGCCACGACATCACCCTGTGGAGCGTCTTCTCCCAGCTGCGCGCCCTCTCCCCCAGCCAGCGCATCCGCCCCTTCCACCGGGACGCCGACGGCATCCTGATCGGCGAGGGGACCGGCGTCGTCGTCCTCAAGAGGCTGGCCGACGCGGAACGCGACGGCGACCGGGTGTACGCCGTGATCCGCGGGACCGGGGTGGCCGGCGACGGCCGCGCGGCCGGGCTGGTCAACCCCGATCCGGGCGGTCAGGCGCGGGCCGTGCGGCAGGCGTGGCGGGCCGCCGGTCTGGACCCGGCCGAGCCGGGCTCGCTGGGGCTGCTGGAGGCGCACGGCACCGCGACCCCGGCCGGCGACGGAGCCGAACTGGCCACCCTGGCCGATGTGTTCGGCCCGGGTGACGAGGACGCCGTCGTGGGCTCGGTCAAGTCGATGATCGGGCACACCATGCCCGCCGCCGGGGTCGCGGGCCTGGTCAAGGCCGCGCTCGCGGTCCACCACGGCACGCTGCTCCCCACGCTGCACTGCGACGACCCGCATCCCGCCCTGGCCCGCACCCGCTTCCGCACCCTGGAGAAGGCGGCCGACTGGGAGACGGGCCCCGGGCAGCCGGTGCGCCGGGCCGCCGTCAACGCCTTCGGGTTCGGCGGGATCAACGCGCACGTGGTGCTGGAGGAGGCGCCGGGAGCCCGGGGGCCCCGCGCGACGGCGGCTGCCCGGCCGGCGCTCGCGGTCGCCGAGCCGGAGCGCGTGCTGCTGCTCGCCGCCGGTTCCCCCGCCCGTCTCGCCGCGCTGCTGGACGCCGACGACGCCACGGTGCGGGCCGCCGGACTCGCCGCGTCCCTGCCGCACCCGGACGCGGGTCCGGCCCGCCTCGGCGTCGTCGAGCCGAGCGCGAAACGGCTCGCGCTGGCGCGCCGCGCGGTCGCCGCCGGACGCGCCTGGCACGGCCGCGGTGACGTCTGGTTCCGGCCCGGACCCCTGCTGGGCGCCGGGCGGGGCACCCTGGCGTTCCTGTTCCCCGGTCTGGAGGGCGACTTCACCCCGCGGGTCGACGACGTGGCCGCCCACTTCGCGCTGCCCGCGCCCGCGGTCGCCGGGGACCGGACCGGCGACGTCGGCCGGCACGGCTTCTCGGTCGTCGCCGTCGGCCGGCTCCTCGACGCGGCACTGCGCCGCAGCGGGATCGTGCCCGACGCGGTCGCCGGACACAGTGTGGGCGAGTGGACGGCCATGACGGCGGGCGGAATGTACGCCGGGGACGAGGTCGACGCGTTCATGGCGGGCTTCGACCCCGACTCGGTGTCGGTGCCCGGGCTGGCCTTCGCAGCGGTCGGCGCGTCCGCCGAGCGGGTCCTGGCCGCCCTGCGCGACGAGGGCGGGACCGGGGCGGGCCTGGTCCTCTCCCACGACAACGCGCCGGGCCAGTCGATGGTGTGCGGCCCCGAGCCGGCGGTGGAGGAGTTCGTACGGGCCTTCCGCGCCCGGGGCGTGCTCAGCCAGGTGCTGCCGTTCCGTTCCGGCTTCCACACGCCCATGCTGGAACCGCATCTCGGCCCGATCGAGGAGGCCGCCCGACGGTTCCGGCTGCGTCCGCCGCACACACCGGTCTGGTCGGGCACCACGGCCGCGCCCTTCCCCCGCGACGAGGCGGGGGCACGGGCCCTGTTCGTCCGCCATCTGCTGGAGCCGGTCCGCTTCCGGCAGCTGACCGAGGCGCTGTACACGGCAGGCCACCGGGTCTTCGTCCAGGCGGGTCCCGGTCAGCTGGGCTCCCTGGTCTCCGACACCCTGGGCGAACGCGACCATCTGGTCGTCGCCGCCAACTCGCCGCACCGCACCGGCCTCGCCCAGCTGCGCCGGGCGGCCACCGCGGTATGGACGGCGGGAGCCGCGGTCGCGCCCGCCCTGCCGCCCGGCACGGACCGCGACTCCCCACGCACCCGCCCCGGGCGGACCGGACGACCACCGGTACGGCTCGACCTGGACGGCGCGCTGGTGTCCCTCGCGCCGGAGCGGCTCGCCGAACTGCGCGCCGGACTCACCGCGCCGCGTACCGTGGGGCCCTCCTCCTCGGACACGGCGGGCCCTGTCGGCGGGTCGGGGCTGGAGGCGCTGGCCGGGGGCTCGCCGATGGCGGCGGAACTGTCCGCCCTGCTCCGGGAGACGGCGGACACCGCGGCGGCCCTCATGACGGCGCGAGCCCCGGCATCCGTACCGGCTCCCGCACCCGCACCTGCTTCCGCGCGAGCGGCCGGACCCTGGCGCGGCAGCGTGCGGGTCTCCCCCGAGGCCATGCCGTATCTGCTGGACCACTGCTTCTTCCCCCAGCGGCCCGGCTGGCCCGACGTCGCCGACCGGTGGCCGGTCGTCCCGGCGACGACGATCGTGCAGCACATCATGGACGCCGTCCGGCAGGCGGCGCCCGGCCGGGTGCCGGTCGCCGTGCACGGCGCGCGCTTCGAGGAGTGGCTCACCGCCACACCGGCCGTCGACGTGCCCGTGACCGTCACGGCCGAGGGCGCGGACCGGCTCGCCGTCTCCTTCGGCCCGCGGGCCCGTGCCACCGTCGAACTGGCCGATGCCCATCCGCTCCCGCCCCCTGCCCCCTGGGCCGTCGACCCCGGCACCGAGCGCGTCCCGGAGCACACCGCGGCGCAGCTCTACGACGAGCGGTGGATGTTCCACGGCCCGGCCTTCCAGGGCGTCACCGAGCTCACCGCGATCGGCGACCGCCATGTGCGCGGGGTGATCACCGCCCCGGCCGCTCCCGGTGCGCTGCTGGACAACGTCGGCCAGATCCTGGGCTACTGGATCATGGCGACCCGCACGGAACGGACCGTGGTGTTCCCCGTGGGGATGCGGGAGATGCGCTTCCACGGGCCGCACCCGGCGCCGGGCAGCGAGGTGGGGTGCCTGGTGCGGATCACCGGGCTGACCGACGCGTTCCTCGAGGCCGACGTGCAGCTGACGGTCGGCGGGACGGTGTGGGCGCAGCTGCACGGCTGGCAGGACCGCCGCTTCGACAACGACCCCGAGACCCGGCCCGTCGAGCGCTTCCCGGGGCGCCACACGCTGTCGCGGACCCGTCCCGGCGGCTGGCAGCTGCTGCACGAACGGTGGCCCGACCTGGCCTCCCGGGAGCTGATCATGCGCAACTCCCTGGGCGGACCGGAGCGTTCGCAGTACGCGGAGCACACGCCGCGCGGGCGCCGGCAGTGGCTGCTGGGCCGGATCGCGGTCAAGGACGCGGTACGGCAGTGGCTGTGGGACCAGGGCGAGGGTCCGGTCTTCCCGGCCGAACTGCGGGTGGGCAACGACGACCGGGGCCGCCCGTACGTCACCGGGGTGCACGGCCGGGAACTGCCACCGCTGGACGTGTCGCTGGCGCACTGCGCCGAGGCGGGCGTCGCGATCGCGCGGCCGCGCGGGCCCGGCCCGGGGCCGGGGATCGACATCGAGGAGGTCACCGACCGCGCTCCTGAGGCGCTCGCCGCGGCGCTCGGTGAGGCCGAACTGCGGCTGCTGCACCGCCTGTCGGCGGAGGGCGGCGATCCCGTGGCGCTGTGGTTCACCCGCTTCTGGGCGGCCAAGGAAGCCGTCGCCAAGGCGGAGGGGACCGGATTCGGCGGCCGGCCGCGCGACTTCACGGTGCTCGACGCGAGCCCGGCCGGTGACCGGCTGACCGTCGCGGGCCGCCTGGCCCGCGCCTACCCCGTGCACTGCGCGCCGGCGGCCAACCCGCCCCGGCTGCCCGCCCGTTCGTACGTAGTGGCCTGGACGACGGGACACCCCACCGCAGAGGAGTACGACACCCCATGA
- a CDS encoding acyl carrier protein → MTHPTPRIPVTADEQAVLADVTGMLARLLRDEYGLDDIGIGMRTTFNRDLELESIDLVTLAGLLQERYGDRINFAEFLAGMEFDEIIELTVGRLVEYVVTSLKAAEAS, encoded by the coding sequence ATGACGCACCCCACCCCCCGCATCCCCGTCACCGCCGACGAGCAGGCCGTCCTCGCCGACGTCACCGGCATGCTCGCGCGGCTCCTGCGGGACGAGTACGGCCTCGACGACATCGGGATCGGCATGCGGACCACCTTCAACCGCGACCTGGAGCTGGAGAGCATCGACCTGGTCACGCTGGCCGGGCTGCTCCAGGAGCGCTACGGCGACCGGATCAACTTCGCCGAGTTCCTGGCCGGCATGGAGTTCGACGAGATCATCGAACTCACCGTCGGCCGGCTCGTCGAGTACGTCGTGACGAGCCTGAAGGCCGCGGAGGCGAGCTGA
- a CDS encoding alpha/beta fold hydrolase, producing the protein MAMVDTGSVRLHVQRTGPRHGRRADATVVLVHGLLTDSLASYYFTVAPAFAAAGLDVVMYDLRGHGRSERPATGYSLDDGVDDLAALLDRLGVTGPVHLVGNSYGGTIAFGYAARHPGRAASVTLVESEPATAAWAVKLGGILDRVVTELAHNEADAIAWITAHRSHNTARLARGAARLARETTLGRDIPASRVLTEEQIAAVRCPVLALYGGDSDLALLAPWLRSVLPDCRTVVIPGHEHSVLVEAPGTVGGHILSLVEEAGRVAAEAAR; encoded by the coding sequence ATGGCGATGGTCGACACCGGCAGCGTCCGGTTGCACGTACAGCGGACCGGCCCCCGGCACGGCCGGCGGGCCGACGCGACCGTGGTGCTGGTGCACGGTCTGCTCACCGACAGCCTGGCCAGCTACTACTTCACCGTGGCCCCGGCGTTCGCGGCCGCGGGACTGGACGTCGTCATGTACGACCTGCGCGGCCACGGACGCAGCGAGCGGCCCGCCACGGGGTACTCGCTGGACGACGGCGTCGACGACCTGGCGGCCCTGCTCGACCGGCTCGGGGTGACGGGCCCCGTGCACCTGGTCGGCAACTCCTACGGCGGCACGATCGCGTTCGGCTACGCGGCCCGGCACCCCGGGCGGGCGGCGAGCGTCACCCTCGTCGAGTCCGAACCGGCCACCGCCGCCTGGGCGGTGAAGCTCGGCGGGATCCTGGACCGGGTCGTGACCGAGCTCGCGCACAACGAGGCCGACGCGATCGCCTGGATCACCGCGCACCGCAGCCACAACACCGCCCGCCTGGCCAGGGGCGCGGCCCGGCTCGCCCGGGAGACCACGCTCGGCCGGGACATCCCGGCCAGCCGCGTGCTGACGGAGGAGCAGATCGCCGCCGTGCGCTGTCCGGTGCTCGCTCTGTACGGGGGCGACTCGGACCTCGCCCTGCTCGCGCCGTGGCTGCGGTCGGTGCTGCCGGACTGCCGGACGGTGGTGATCCCGGGACATGAGCACTCGGTCCTCGTGGAGGCCCCGGGGACGGTCGGCGGGCACATCCTCTCCCTCGTCGAGGAGGCCGGGCGGGTGGCGGCGGAGGCGGCCCGGTGA